The proteins below come from a single Streptococcus porcinus genomic window:
- a CDS encoding SAG1250 family conjugative relaxase, which produces MVVTKHFVTHGKKYRRRLIKYILNPDKTDKLRLVTDFGMINYLDFPSYSEMVEMYNVNFINNDKLYESRNDRQEKHQQTIHAHHLIQSFSPDDNLTPEEINRIGYETIMELTGGRFRFIVATHTDKNHIHNHILINSIDRNSDKKLIWNYVLERNLRMISDRISKIAGVKIIEKRYSYRDYQKYRKSSHKFELKQRLYFLMQESKSFDDFLEKAELLHVQIDFSQKHSRFMMTDRGMTKFIRGRQLSKRDLYDEDFFRTHFAKQEIESRLEFLLNRVNSLEDLLKKAIELNLTINLKQKNVTFTLEENGKSISLSHKKISDKKLYDVTFFQDYFKNKEDSVLEELESPQEQYHAFQEVRNKGKISTDKIEIVFEKFKEKRDAIHEFEVKLLDYQIEKLVDEGIYIKVSFGVKQSGLIFIPNYQLEILEEENQKKYKVYIRETTSYFVYNKEYSDKNQYIKGRTLIRQLTNDSQKIPYRRPTVDKLQEKISEINLLIELAETNKKYQDLKDDLVAEIAELDIKINQAQEKIVTLNKMAEVLINLKSEKTERRKLAKYEFSKLNLVESVSIEQIKQEIQTLQEEIGQFLGKYENLAIRLEIFVERLNMRKDVIEKSRDNIFE; this is translated from the coding sequence ATGGTAGTAACTAAACATTTTGTGACGCATGGTAAAAAATATCGCAGGCGCTTGATAAAGTATATCCTCAATCCTGATAAAACGGACAAACTAAGATTGGTGACCGATTTTGGCATGATCAATTACTTAGACTTCCCTAGCTACTCAGAAATGGTTGAAATGTACAATGTTAACTTTATCAATAATGATAAGTTGTATGAATCAAGAAATGATCGGCAAGAAAAACATCAACAAACTATTCATGCCCACCATCTGATTCAGTCATTTTCTCCTGATGATAATTTAACACCAGAAGAAATCAATCGCATTGGTTATGAGACCATAATGGAGTTGACTGGAGGTCGCTTTCGGTTCATAGTAGCAACTCATACAGACAAAAATCATATCCATAATCACATATTAATTAATTCCATAGACCGTAATTCAGATAAAAAATTGATATGGAATTATGTCTTAGAACGAAACCTCCGTATGATTTCAGACCGTATTTCTAAAATTGCTGGGGTGAAAATTATTGAGAAGCGTTACTCGTATCGTGACTATCAAAAATATAGGAAGTCTAGCCATAAATTTGAATTGAAGCAACGTCTGTATTTTTTGATGCAGGAGTCCAAGTCCTTTGATGATTTTTTAGAAAAAGCAGAGCTGTTACACGTTCAGATTGATTTTAGCCAGAAGCATAGCCGCTTTATGATGACAGATAGAGGAATGACAAAATTTATTCGTGGTCGTCAACTTAGTAAACGAGATTTATATGATGAAGACTTTTTTAGAACTCATTTTGCCAAGCAAGAAATTGAAAGTCGGTTAGAATTTCTGTTGAATCGTGTTAATTCTTTAGAAGACTTACTAAAAAAAGCAATCGAATTGAATCTTACTATTAACTTAAAACAAAAAAATGTGACTTTTACTCTTGAAGAAAATGGGAAATCGATAAGTCTGAGTCATAAAAAAATTAGTGATAAGAAATTATATGATGTTACTTTTTTTCAAGATTATTTTAAAAATAAGGAAGACAGTGTTTTAGAAGAATTAGAAAGTCCACAGGAACAGTACCATGCTTTTCAAGAAGTACGTAATAAGGGGAAAATCTCCACTGATAAAATTGAGATAGTCTTTGAAAAATTTAAGGAAAAGCGAGATGCTATTCATGAATTTGAAGTGAAGCTTCTAGACTACCAAATTGAGAAGCTAGTTGATGAAGGCATTTATATCAAGGTGTCTTTTGGTGTAAAGCAGAGTGGACTTATTTTCATTCCCAACTACCAATTGGAAATCCTTGAAGAAGAAAATCAGAAAAAATATAAAGTCTATATCCGTGAGACGACCTCATACTTTGTTTATAACAAAGAGTATTCGGATAAGAATCAGTATATTAAAGGGAGAACCTTGATCAGGCAACTGACCAATGATAGTCAAAAGATACCATATAGACGACCAACTGTTGATAAACTCCAAGAAAAAATTTCTGAGATTAATCTTTTGATTGAATTAGCCGAAACGAATAAAAAATATCAGGATCTCAAAGATGATCTAGTAGCAGAAATAGCAGAGCTAGATATTAAAATTAATCAGGCACAAGAAAAAATCGTCACCTTAAATAAGATGGCGGAAGTGCTTATTAATCTGAAAAGTGAAAAAACAGAAAGGCGCAAACTTGCAAAATATGAATTTTCAAAATTAAACTTGGTAGAGTCAGTTTCGATTGAACAAATAAAACAAGAAATACAGACACTACAGGAAGAAATAGGTCAATTTCTTGGTAAATATGAAAACCTAGCTATTAGGTTAGAAATATTTGTAGAAAGATTAAATATGAGGAAAGATGTGATTGAAAAATCACGAGATAATATTTTTGAATAA
- a CDS encoding MobC family plasmid mobilization relaxosome protein, translated as MVYRYRTNLKKVFLTNSELHQLNERIAKSKCQNFSVYARKVLLNPNMSFIMINTNTYDQLVFELRRIGNNINQIARAINQSQLISQEQLQNLSKGVGELIREVDREFQVEVKALKDFHGSN; from the coding sequence ATGGTTTATCGTTATCGTACCAATCTCAAAAAAGTGTTTTTAACTAATTCAGAATTACATCAATTGAATGAACGTATTGCTAAGAGCAAATGTCAAAACTTCTCTGTTTATGCCAGGAAAGTGTTGCTTAATCCTAATATGTCATTTATCATGATTAACACTAATACCTATGATCAGTTAGTTTTTGAATTAAGACGTATCGGAAATAACATCAATCAAATTGCTCGTGCTATTAATCAAAGTCAGCTTATATCTCAAGAACAATTACAGAACTTGAGTAAGGGAGTTGGAGAGTTAATTAGGGAAGTAGATAGAGAATTTCAAGTGGAAGTGAAAGCTCTGAAGGATTTTCATGGTAGTAACTAA
- a CDS encoding SAG1252 family conjugative relaxosome accessory protein, whose protein sequence is MSEHYRTVRKEVNLTVSELKRIEKIMEASNYRHFSPFVRDRLLINNEKQLTAKEWFSFWQSQKFEQISRDVHDVLIIARENHQVTQEHVSILLICIQELIAEVNQAQLLSQEFREKYMS, encoded by the coding sequence ATGTCGGAACATTATCGTACTGTCCGAAAAGAGGTAAATCTAACGGTAAGTGAGTTAAAACGGATTGAAAAGATAATGGAGGCTAGTAACTATCGTCACTTTTCACCCTTTGTGAGAGATAGATTATTGATAAATAACGAAAAACAATTAACTGCAAAAGAATGGTTCTCGTTTTGGCAATCCCAAAAATTTGAGCAGATTAGTCGTGATGTTCATGATGTTCTGATTATTGCAAGAGAAAATCATCAAGTGACTCAAGAGCATGTCTCCATTCTTTTGATTTGTATCCAAGAATTGATTGCAGAAGTGAATCAAGCGCAGCTACTCAGTCAAGAGTTTCGTGAAAAATATATGAGCTAG